From Micromonospora sp. NBC_01699, a single genomic window includes:
- a CDS encoding MarR family winged helix-turn-helix transcriptional regulator: protein MEETPARLAGKPSWLLTQLAVHAHRLASDGFGEVGARGYHYRILSALDEFGVASQAELGRRCNMDRSDVVAAINELAERGFVERTPDPGDRRRNMVTLTAAGDRQLRRLDRALDKVQDDLLEPLPAEDRDTLTRLLSQLLTYHQRA, encoded by the coding sequence GTGGAAGAGACACCCGCACGCCTGGCCGGGAAGCCGAGTTGGCTGCTCACCCAGTTGGCAGTGCACGCCCACCGGTTGGCCTCCGACGGCTTCGGCGAGGTGGGCGCGCGCGGATACCACTACCGGATCCTGTCCGCGCTGGACGAGTTCGGGGTGGCCAGCCAGGCCGAACTCGGTCGCCGGTGCAACATGGACCGCAGCGACGTGGTGGCGGCGATCAACGAACTGGCCGAGCGGGGTTTTGTCGAACGGACGCCGGACCCGGGCGACCGAAGGCGCAACATGGTGACCCTCACCGCGGCGGGTGATCGGCAACTCCGACGATTGGACCGCGCACTCGACAAGGTCCAGGACGACCTGCTCGAACCCCTTCCGGCCGAGGACAGGGACACCCTGACCCGCCTGCTCAGCCAACTGCTCACGTACCACCAGCGGGCCTAG